The Plectropomus leopardus isolate mb chromosome 22, YSFRI_Pleo_2.0, whole genome shotgun sequence genome includes a window with the following:
- the tmcc3 gene encoding transmembrane and coiled-coil domain protein 3 isoform X1 gives MRKNYSAIPLIYVTEAERSACDVLSIPVPIRRGGSESNLDVVDSVGDDGVGLDFTKGALGIDSLQQKILKVTEQIKVEQTARDQNVAEYLKLVNNADKQQVGRIRQVFEKKNQKSAHTIARLQRKLEQYHRRVKDSETNGKHSHKDGSSKESGTHSKEGSLKDVSATGRHPALDKVKTIGPGVSLSPPFFFNKSREFANLIRNKFGSADNIAHLKSSMEAGSGLQVDAGARGLSGSATTVAKATKYQSDDECSTGTSASADSNGNPAGGSGAGSGGPGRSDSNGRLGEVLEMVREIREAQSQLAEDMETLSAQFKRDYSYFTQMMQEERYRYERLEDQLNDLTELHQHETSNLKQELASIEEKVAYQAYERARDIQEVLESCQTRVSKLELQQQQQQTVQLENTDAKVLLGKCINIMLAIVTVILVCVSTAAKFTAPLLRSRLHLALTCVGVSVLALLWKNWEHLQCALERLLLPH, from the exons GCGGAGCGAAGCGCTTGTGATGTCCTCAGCATCCCGGTGCCCATCCGTCGCGGCGGCTCAGAGTCCAACCTGGACGTGGTGGACAGCGTCGGGGATGACGGAGTGGGCCTGGATTTCACCAAGGGAGCGCTGGGTATCGACAGCCTGCAGCAGAAGATCCTCAAG GTGACGGAGCAGATTAAGGTGGAGCAGACGGCTCGGGACCAGAACGTCGCCGAGTACCTGAAGCTGGTGAACAACGCCGACAAGCAGCAGGTTGGACGGATACGGCAGGTGTTTGAAAAGAAGAACCAGAAGTCGGCGCACACAATCGCCCGGCTGCAGAGGAAGCTGGAGCAGTATCACCGCCGCGTGAAGGACAGCGAGACCAACGGGAAGCACAGCCACAAGGACGGCAGCAGCAAGGAGTCCGGGACTCACAGCAAAGAGGGCAGCCTGAAGGACGTCAGCGCCACCGGACGCCACCCGGCGCTGGATAAAGTGAAGACGATCGGGCCCGGGGTGTCGCTCTCACCGCCTTTCTTCTTCAACAAGTCACGGGAGTTCGCCAACCTCATTAGGAACAAGTTCGGCAGCGCAGACAACATCGCCCACCTCAAGAGCTCCATGGAGGCGGGGTCGGGGCTGCAGGTGGATGCCGGGGCGAGAGGGCTGAGCGGGAGCGCCACCACAGTAGCCAAGGCGACAAAGTACCAGAGTGACGACGAGTGCTCCACGGGGACGTCTGCGTCCGCCGATTCAAACGGGAACCCGGCCGGAGGCTCCGGGGCGGGGTCTGGAGGTCCCGGGAGGTCAGACTCCAACGGGCGGCTCGGAGAGGTGCTGGAGATGGTCCGGGAGATCAGGGAGGCTCAGTCGCAGCTGGCCGAGGACATGGAGACTCTGAGCGCACAGTTCAAACGAGATTACAGCTACTTCACTCAGATGATGCAGGAAGAGAGATACAG GTATGAGCGTTTAGAGGACCAGTTAAATGACCTGACGGAGCTCCACCAGCATGAGACCAGTAATCTGAAGCAGGAACTGGCCAGTATAGAGGAGAAGGTGGCCTACCAGGCCTACGAGAGGGCGAGGGACATTcag gAGGTCCTGGAGTCGTGCCAGACTCGTGTGTCTaagctggagctgcagcagcagcagcagcagacggTTCAGCTGGAAAACACCGACGCCAAGGTGCTGCTGGGGAAATGCATCAACATCATGCTCGCTATTGTCACCGTCATACTGGTGTGCGTCTCAACGGCGGCCAAGTTCACCGCCCCGCTGCTGCGTAGCCGCCTCCACCTGGCGCTCACCTGCGTGGGCGTGTCTGTGTTGGCGCTGCTGTGGAAGAACTGGGAACATTTACAGTGCGCTTTGGAACGATTGCTCCTCCCGCACTGA
- the tmcc3 gene encoding transmembrane and coiled-coil domain protein 3 isoform X2 has translation MAERSACDVLSIPVPIRRGGSESNLDVVDSVGDDGVGLDFTKGALGIDSLQQKILKVTEQIKVEQTARDQNVAEYLKLVNNADKQQVGRIRQVFEKKNQKSAHTIARLQRKLEQYHRRVKDSETNGKHSHKDGSSKESGTHSKEGSLKDVSATGRHPALDKVKTIGPGVSLSPPFFFNKSREFANLIRNKFGSADNIAHLKSSMEAGSGLQVDAGARGLSGSATTVAKATKYQSDDECSTGTSASADSNGNPAGGSGAGSGGPGRSDSNGRLGEVLEMVREIREAQSQLAEDMETLSAQFKRDYSYFTQMMQEERYRYERLEDQLNDLTELHQHETSNLKQELASIEEKVAYQAYERARDIQEVLESCQTRVSKLELQQQQQQTVQLENTDAKVLLGKCINIMLAIVTVILVCVSTAAKFTAPLLRSRLHLALTCVGVSVLALLWKNWEHLQCALERLLLPH, from the exons GCGGAGCGAAGCGCTTGTGATGTCCTCAGCATCCCGGTGCCCATCCGTCGCGGCGGCTCAGAGTCCAACCTGGACGTGGTGGACAGCGTCGGGGATGACGGAGTGGGCCTGGATTTCACCAAGGGAGCGCTGGGTATCGACAGCCTGCAGCAGAAGATCCTCAAG GTGACGGAGCAGATTAAGGTGGAGCAGACGGCTCGGGACCAGAACGTCGCCGAGTACCTGAAGCTGGTGAACAACGCCGACAAGCAGCAGGTTGGACGGATACGGCAGGTGTTTGAAAAGAAGAACCAGAAGTCGGCGCACACAATCGCCCGGCTGCAGAGGAAGCTGGAGCAGTATCACCGCCGCGTGAAGGACAGCGAGACCAACGGGAAGCACAGCCACAAGGACGGCAGCAGCAAGGAGTCCGGGACTCACAGCAAAGAGGGCAGCCTGAAGGACGTCAGCGCCACCGGACGCCACCCGGCGCTGGATAAAGTGAAGACGATCGGGCCCGGGGTGTCGCTCTCACCGCCTTTCTTCTTCAACAAGTCACGGGAGTTCGCCAACCTCATTAGGAACAAGTTCGGCAGCGCAGACAACATCGCCCACCTCAAGAGCTCCATGGAGGCGGGGTCGGGGCTGCAGGTGGATGCCGGGGCGAGAGGGCTGAGCGGGAGCGCCACCACAGTAGCCAAGGCGACAAAGTACCAGAGTGACGACGAGTGCTCCACGGGGACGTCTGCGTCCGCCGATTCAAACGGGAACCCGGCCGGAGGCTCCGGGGCGGGGTCTGGAGGTCCCGGGAGGTCAGACTCCAACGGGCGGCTCGGAGAGGTGCTGGAGATGGTCCGGGAGATCAGGGAGGCTCAGTCGCAGCTGGCCGAGGACATGGAGACTCTGAGCGCACAGTTCAAACGAGATTACAGCTACTTCACTCAGATGATGCAGGAAGAGAGATACAG GTATGAGCGTTTAGAGGACCAGTTAAATGACCTGACGGAGCTCCACCAGCATGAGACCAGTAATCTGAAGCAGGAACTGGCCAGTATAGAGGAGAAGGTGGCCTACCAGGCCTACGAGAGGGCGAGGGACATTcag gAGGTCCTGGAGTCGTGCCAGACTCGTGTGTCTaagctggagctgcagcagcagcagcagcagacggTTCAGCTGGAAAACACCGACGCCAAGGTGCTGCTGGGGAAATGCATCAACATCATGCTCGCTATTGTCACCGTCATACTGGTGTGCGTCTCAACGGCGGCCAAGTTCACCGCCCCGCTGCTGCGTAGCCGCCTCCACCTGGCGCTCACCTGCGTGGGCGTGTCTGTGTTGGCGCTGCTGTGGAAGAACTGGGAACATTTACAGTGCGCTTTGGAACGATTGCTCCTCCCGCACTGA